AGATATCTTCAAAGCTTGGCTACCATAAATAAAAAGAACCTTTTTACACAATAAAAAAGGCCCACATCTGCAGGTAACCTATAATCGGCTCAGATGTGGGCTTTTTGATTTTAATTATTTGCTATTGCTGCTTTTGCAGAACTTCCCTTTCCCACAGCTCCCTCACCAGGGTTGCCAGTTCCTTCTTGCTTCCCCGGTTGTCGATCACCACTGATCCATGAAGCTTCTTAACTTCCATTGGCATCTGGGCGGCTATTTTCTGCTGAGCCTCCTCCATGGTCACTTGGTCCCGTGCCATCACCCGTTTTAGCTGCGTTTCCCTGTCAACGTAAACTACCCATATTTCGTCGACTCTTGAGGTGGCTCCCGCTTCTATGAGCAGGGGTGCCATATAAATGACAATCCGGGCGCCTGTTTGCTTCAATTGCAGCAATTCTTCTTCTGCCCGCCTGCGTATGGCGGGATGGGTAATGGCTTCCAGTCTAAGCCTGGCGGCAGGATCAGCAAAGATAACTTTGCCCAGGGCAGTGCGGTTGATGGTAAGGTCGCTGTTGAGGATGCTTGTGCCGAACTCGGATACAATGGCATTATAGGCGGATTCCCCAGGGATCATAACCTGGCGCGATAGCTGGTCCGCATCAATGACCGGGATTCCCATATCTTTGAGTAGTTCGGCCACTGTGCTCTTTCCCGAGGCTATTCCCCCCGTAAGCCCGATTATACGCACTGACTTCTCCCGATATACCCGATATATTGCAGTTTTCCCTGGGGGCTGAATTCAGTAGACAATGCCGTCTTCACCTCTGCTGAAAGTTTTTGACTGCAGATCGTCCTCAATCGTCAGCATTTTGTCGCCGACCATGATCTGCACGCCGAAGTAGACACTGCTATCTACCTCAACTTTGGCGTTATTGACCAGTTCAAGTCGTTTCTGCAGCCTTTTTTTCTGCCTGTTCAACTCGGCGATCTCGGACTGCAGCAGGCTGTGTACCTTCTCCTTGAGCGCTGCC
This region of Geotalea daltonii FRC-32 genomic DNA includes:
- the coaE gene encoding dephospho-CoA kinase (Dephospho-CoA kinase (CoaE) performs the final step in coenzyme A biosynthesis.) — translated: MRIIGLTGGIASGKSTVAELLKDMGIPVIDADQLSRQVMIPGESAYNAIVSEFGTSILNSDLTINRTALGKVIFADPAARLRLEAITHPAIRRRAEEELLQLKQTGARIVIYMAPLLIEAGATSRVDEIWVVYVDRETQLKRVMARDQVTMEEAQQKIAAQMPMEVKKLHGSVVIDNRGSKKELATLVRELWEREVLQKQQ